One Cuculus canorus isolate bCucCan1 chromosome 1, bCucCan1.pri, whole genome shotgun sequence DNA segment encodes these proteins:
- the FHIP1B gene encoding FHF complex subunit HOOK interacting protein 1B, translated as MERMSWLSRLTPRAAGGQRAPRRASLQSPVTADPETCLMAFQNHWAQVLHILERRGAAPAPDDLSSVRNNTFQMLNLLAEDRPRADGTRGPILEFVASENLLERLLSWHAQADFTEERKAEQLKLYEMLISQARQPLLREKPVLTPLLRLLALCSRPASAPLENSLVLLLNQLCVSVAKEPPILELFFHSPAEQGPANLIIFSLLIPFIHHEGARGQQARDALLLIMALSAGNRAVAQSITDNSYFCPVLATGLSALYSSLPRKLEVRGDDWHCLRREDWIGVSSLVLFMNSLEFCNAVIQVAHPLVRKQLVDYVHDGFLVPVLGPALHKPSLEETIASTAYLELFLRSVTAPALLHTFLRFLLLHRHDGRSLLDTLVARLGASSRLCMVSLSLFRTLLGLHCEDVMLQLVLRYLLPCSHLMLSQRRAVRDLDIYGRSAAKFLSLIPRCCRPESPAEHHPDRDARTHAPGSPVPDAAVAAPKPSTPSRLSLFLRQATPEAPTPRSPGTPSGSPCRRTAPWEEVAELDRNYLEYLRDARRAVDHCAWACRVWSAPYDGEDPGEAALAAPPSPALRTKKRGLPAEREREAPGSAAVAAAEPRDSALVNGAHAAARPEADVAVKKVRRSGGTEPCAERGEAANSWESPPAALDSLLDELLARAPAEPGGVTIEAFTAELRELEARLANGDAEPPPEPPARDDDDDGEAEVPRPTPPRAVGPPPGQPCTGPFLAALLGKLENLPHNSLYVNFLLTGLVAQLATYPQPLLRSFLLNTNMVFQPSVKSLLQVLGSVKNKIESFAATQEDFPALLFKAKKFLIARGKLDWAEASGTVPALRRTETPGRSRKPSLGELLLLRRGPSPPPSAGPRSPPRGAPRAPPPAAAAAALRVRNAVYGAVVFCEFLKELAALAQAHAVTPPFLGEPPED; from the exons ATGGAGCGGATGAGCTGGCTGAGCAGGCTGACGccgcgggcggcgggcgggcaGCGAGCACCGCGCCGTGCCAGCCTCCAGAGCCCGGTCACTGCCGACCCCGAGACCTGCCTGATGGCGTTCCAGAACCACTGGGCCCAG GTCCTGCACATCCTGGAGCGCCGCGGCGCCGCTCCGGCTCCCGATGACCTTAGCTCGGTGCGGAACAACACCTTCCAGATGCTGAACCTCCTGGCCGAGGATCGCCCGCGCGCCGACGGGACGCGGGGCCCCATCCTGGAGTTCGTGGCATCGGAAAACCTGCTGGAGCGGCTGCTGAGCTGGCACGCGCAGGCGGATTTCACTGAGGAGCGCAAGGCCGAGCAGCTCAAGCTCTACGAGATGCTCATCAGCCAAGCGCGGCAGCCGCTGCTCCGCGAGAAGCCGGTGCTGACGCCGCTGCTCCGGCTCCTGGCGCTCTGCTCCCGGCCGGCCTCGGCACCGCTGGAGAACAGCCTCGTGCTGCTGCTCAACCAGCTCTGCGTCTCCGTGGCCAAGGAGCCGCCCATCCTGGAGCTCTTCTTCCACAGCCCGGCCGAGCAGGGCCCGGCCAACCTCAtcatcttctccctcctcatccccttCATCCACCACGAGGGCGCCCGCGGTCAGCAGGCGCGCGACGCGCTGCTGCTCATCATGGCCCTGTCGGCCGGGAACCGCGCCGTCGCCCAGTCCATCACCGACAACTCCTACTTCTGCCCG GTTCTGGCGACGGGGCTGAGCGCGCTGTACTCCTCGCTGCCGCGGAAGCTGGAGGTGCGCGGCGACGACTGGCACTGCCTGCGCCGCGAGGACTGGATCGGCGTCTCCTCCCTCGTCCTCTTCATGAATTCCTTGGAATTCTGCAATGCCGTCATCCAG GTGGCGCATCCGCTGGTGCGGAAGCAGCTGGTGGATTACGTGCACGATGGGTTCCTCGTGCCCGTCCTGGGGCCGGCGCTGCACAAG CCGTCGCTGGAGGAGACGATCGCGAGCACCGCGTACCTGGAGCTGTTCCTGCGCAGCGTCACCGCACCCGCCCTGCTGCACACCTTCCTGCgcttcctgctgctgcaccgCCACGACGGCCGCAGCCTCCTCGACACCCTGGTGGCGCGCCTCGGCGCCAGCTCAAGG CTGTGCATGGTGTCGCTGAGCCTGTTCCGGACgctgctggggctgcactgCGAGGACGTGATGCTGCAGCTGGTGCTGAG GtacctcctgccctgcagccaccTGATGCTGAGCCAGCGCCGCGCCGTGCGCGACCTCGACATCTACGGGCGCTCGGCCGCCAAGTTCCTGTCGCTCATCCCGCGCTGCTGCCGCCCCGAGAGCCCGGCTGAGCACCATCCGGACCGCGACGCCCGGACACACG CCCCCGGCAGCCCCGTTCCGGACGCGGCGGTTGCAGCGCCGAAGCCGTCGACGCCGTCGCGCCTCTCGCTGTTCCTGCGCCAGGCAACCCCGGAGGCACCGACGCCGCGCTCTCCCGGCACACCGAGCGGGAGCCCGTGCCGCCGCACCGCACCCTGGGAGGAGGTGGCGGAGCTGGACCGCAACTACCTGGAATACCTGCGGGATGCGCGCCGCGCCGTGGACCACTGCGCCTGGGCGTGCCGCGTTTGGTCGGCGCCCTATGACGGCGAGGACCCTGGCGAGGCTGCGCTTGCCGCGCCGCCCTCACCTGCCCTGCGGACTAAAAAGCGGGGCCTCCCGGCAGAGCGGGAACGGGAAGCACCGGGCAGCGCCGCGGTGGCGGCGGCTGAGCCGCGGGACTCGGCCCTGGTGAACGGGGCGCACGCGGCGGCGCGTCCGGAGGCAGACGTGGCCGTGAAGAAGGTTCGGCGCAGCGGTGGTACGGAGCCGTGTGCCGAGCGTGGGGAGGCCGCCAACAGCTGGGAGTCGCCGCCGGCGGCGTTGGACTCGCTGCTGGACGAGCTGCTGGCCCGCGCGCCCGCCGAGCCCGGCGGCGTCACCATCGAGGCCTTCACGGCGGAGCTGCGCGAGCTGGAGGCACGCCTGGCCAACGGTGATGCCGAGCCGCCCCCGGAGCCGCCGGCGCGTGACGACGACGATGACGGCGAGGCCGAGGTGCCGCGGCCCACCCCGCCGCGGGCGGTGGGGCCGCCGCCGGGCCAGCCCTGCACAG GGCCCTTCCTGGCGGCGCTGCTGGGGAAGCTGGAGAACCTGCCACACAACTCGCTCTACGTCAACTTCCTCCTGACGGGGCTGGTGGCCCAGTTGGCCACCTacccccagcccctgctccgctccttcctcctcaaCACCAACATGGTCTTCCAGCCCAGCGTCAAGTCCCTCCTCCAG GTCCTCGGCTCCGTTAAGAACAAGATCGAGAGCTTCGCGGCCACCCAGGAGGACTTCCCGGCGCTGCTCTTTAAGGCCAAGAAGTTCCTCATCGCCCGCGGGAAGCTCGACTGGGCGGAGGCGTCCGGCACCGTCCCGGCCCTGCGGCGCACGGAGACGCCTG